From the genome of Mucilaginibacter paludis DSM 18603:
ATTTCATCGGTATTTTACTGCTTTTTGCTGCACTCGGCGCTTTAATTAACCGTACGTCGCCTTTTAGTTTGCCTATCCGTTTGTTTGAAAACTTTTATCGTAACGGTATCCTTATCTTCGGTGGAGGGCAGGTATTGGTACCATTGATGTATACCGAGTTTGTTGAGGTAAAGCATTATCTATCGGCAACCGAGTTTTTATCCGGCTATGCTTTACAGCAGGCATTGCCCGGGCCAACATTTTCGTTCACCTCGTTTTTGGGCGGCATTGCTTTGGGTAACAGGGGGTACGGTATTGGCGGGCAGATACTGGGTAGCCTGGTGGCTGTTATTGGTATTAACCTGCCTGGAATGATACTGATATTGTTTATTGTACCTTTTTGGGAAGACCTGAAAAAAATAAACCGGATAAAAAATTCGTTAAGCGGCATAAATGCCGTTGCTGTAGGTTTTATGGCTACCGCCTTTTTGTTGCTGATCAGACCGATAGGGATCAGCCTGTTAGCCAACGGAATTATTATAGCTACTTTTTTAATATTGAAATATACCAAAATTAAAACACCCTTTGTAATTGTTATTGGCGTAGTGCTTGGTTTTTTATTTTAAATGGCATGCCTTGCCGCATTGATGTAATAAATTGCAAAGCCCGCACCGCTGATACCGTATTATTTATATCCCATTTTAAATTACACACCATAATAAGCTATTTTATTTGTAGCTAAAATACTTACCTTTACCTCACAATTTTTTAGAAATGAAATTTACTGTAGATAAACACGAAAAATACGTTCTGTTAAAGTTGAACGAAAATAAATTGAATTCGTTAATTACTCCGCAGCTTAAATCGGAATTGATATTAATGAATACTGAAGGACAGCGTAACATTATCCTTGATTTATCTTCGGTAAAATTTGCAGATTCTTCTGGTTTAAGCAGTTTACTGGTTGGTCATCGTTTGTGTAAAAATGGTAACGGTGTTTTTATATTGGTAGGCCTTAATTCGGCGGTTGCCCGATTGGTTACCATCTCGCAGTTAGATAATGTATTAACGGTTGTAAATACCAACGATGAGGCTGTGGACCTGATATTTATGGAAGAGATTGAAAAAGATCTAAAAAAAGAATCAAGATAAATTTGTATTTGTTTACCGGACATGAGATTTGATGTAACGATCCTGGGCAGCAGTTCGGCAACACCTATATATAATAGAAACCCAACGGCACAAGCGCTTAATATTAACGAGCGTTTTTATTTAATTGATTGCGGCGAGGGTACGCAGCAGCAAATGTTGCGTTACGATATCAAATCCAGCCGGATCGACTATATTTTTATCAGTCACCTGCACGGCGATCATTACCTTGGTTTGGTTGGCCTGCTTTCATCACTAAACTTAAACGGCCGTAAAAAGCCTATTACTTTGTTTGGTCCAGCACATTTGAAAGACATTATTCAAATGCATTTTGAATATTCGGAGACAACGATTCAATTTGACCTGGAATTTCGCGCTACCGATCCCTCTAAATCAGAGATCATACTCGATAACCAGGATATCACTGTCGAAACTATTTTGTTAGACCATCGTATTGCTTGTACCGGCTTTCTTTTCCGTCAGAAACGGCGTTTGCGTAAAATTATTAAAGAGAGGGTTGAGGAACTACAGGTGCCTGTTGAGTATTACGCGGTACTAAAAAGAGGAGTAGATTATTTTGCTACCAACGGACAGGTTTATCCCAATAACGAATTAACTACCGCTGCCGAAGAACCTCGCGCTTATGCTTACTGCTCGGATACATTATATAACGAGAGCTATTTTGAGCAGATTGCAGGTGTTAATTTACTGTATCATGAAGCTACTTTTGCGCACGATATGCTCGACAGGGCCAATGAAACCCATCATACTACTGCTTTGCAAGCCGGTGAGATAGCTAAAATTACTGGTGCTAAAAAGTTGCTGATAGGCCATTTTTCGGCCCGGTACAAAACACTAACTGATTTATTGGATGAGGCGCGCTCCGTTTTTCCGGAAACGGAACTGGCTATCGAGGGTAAAACCTTCGTAATAGAATCATAACATAAAACATACCTTGTTTAATGGGAGTAGAGATAGAGAGAAAGTTTTTGGTTAACCATGGAAAATGGAATCAGCTGAATAAGCCGGCAGGTACGGCTTTCCGCCAGGGTTATATGGTAAAAGAGGCGGATAAAACCGTAAGGGTAAGAGTTGCCGGTAACCAGGCTTATATCACCATCAAAGGTAAATCAAAGGGGATATCGCGCAGTGAATATGAGTACGAAATACCGGTTGATGATGCCGGCGAACTGCTTTCAGCCTTTTGTGAGGCCGTTATTTATAAAACGCGTTACTGCATCACCTTCGCCGGAAAACTCTGGGAGATTGATGTATTTGACCGGGATAACGAAGGGTTGATTATGGCGGAGATTGAACTGGATGACGAAGCTGAAACTTTTGATCTGCCGGATTGGGTTGAAACAGAAGTAACCGGCGACGACAGGTATTATAACTCCAATCTCTCGATAAATCCCTACAAAAATTGGGCATAAAAAAAGCGATAGTTTACTATCGCTTTTTTTATGTGTTTTAGGCCTTTATTGATTTTCCAAAATCCGTTGGATAGATAATTTACCGGAGCCTACAATACTGAAAACTATCAGCATGGCCAGTACCACAATGGATAACCACAAATCTGTGTTGCCGGGTAACTCAATAGCGTTTGACATCATAATTGCCCCTATAATAATGGGGATCTGTATCAATGATGCGATGCGCGTTAATACGCCGAATGTGATCATCATTCCGCCTACCATATGAGCAAAGGCAATAAAGTACACCACACCCATCAAAGCACCGTTGGATAGGTTGATAACATTTTGATCGGCAATGATGGAGTGCAGCGATGCGGTATTGTTCATAAAGGTGGCGCCTTTAAATAACAAAAACATTCCGAGCACTATTCTGAAAGGGTCTAATACCACGGGGTGGTGTGTGTCTCCCCATGTTTCAATTTTATGAACCAGGTTCATGATGGCCTCCTTTTTTAAAGTTTGTTTGGTTGTATAAATTTACAAATAGCACTTATCAAAAACAATAGCTTTTTTGATAATAATTGTCGTAAATAGCTATAAATCAAATAAATGAGAAAAGTTTGCCTAAAATAGGTTAAGCTTGTAAAATTGATAATAAAACAAGCTTTAAGTTACAAAGCTATTGGGTTAAAAAGCCATGCAGATGCTTTCCTGATGCATAAAAAAAGATCAGGTGAGGCTTTTACCATCTGATGATGCTAATTAAGAAAGAAATGGAAGAGCGAAAATCCAATTAAAACGCCCATTACACTGCCTGCAAGTACCTGCATAGGCGTGTGCACCTTAAGATAAAGCCTGGCAAAGCAAACGCTAACCGTTAAAAATAGTATAGTATAATAAAGAGGCTGAAAACTTTGAACCGGAAAACGCGAATTTAAGTCGTAAAGAATAGCGAACAGCCCCCATGAGCCGCAGGCGTGTGTGCTTATCTTCCAGTATGGTGTAATTAAAGTTAGCCCTATTACCGATATAGCAACCGCTACCATAGATAGGGTTAATGCGTTGGTTGCACCCACCTTGTAAACTAAAAGCAGGCAGGTAGCCGTATATATAACGCAGGAGAAAGCCTGCGGTATTACCCTGTCTTCCTTGTTATCCAGCGTAAGCGTTCTAATCACTTTTCTTTTATATAAAATAAACACAACAATAAAGGGAAGCAGGGTTGTGGCAATAAAAATATAGAGTATAGATAGCAGTTTATCACCAATGCTAACTATCGAAGTTAAATGCGGAAAGTAGAATAAAATGATAGCAAAAAGGTATGTGGGAGCAAGTAATGGG
Proteins encoded in this window:
- a CDS encoding DoxX family protein, whose amino-acid sequence is MNLVHKIETWGDTHHPVVLDPFRIVLGMFLLFKGATFMNNTASLHSIIADQNVINLSNGALMGVVYFIAFAHMVGGMMITFGVLTRIASLIQIPIIIGAIMMSNAIELPGNTDLWLSIVVLAMLIVFSIVGSGKLSIQRILENQ
- a CDS encoding phosphatase PAP2 family protein, whose protein sequence is MKRLASHIVSIILIPLLAPTYLFAIILFYFPHLTSIVSIGDKLLSILYIFIATTLLPFIVVFILYKRKVIRTLTLDNKEDRVIPQAFSCVIYTATCLLLVYKVGATNALTLSMVAVAISVIGLTLITPYWKISTHACGSWGLFAILYDLNSRFPVQSFQPLYYTILFLTVSVCFARLYLKVHTPMQVLAGSVMGVLIGFSLFHFFLN
- a CDS encoding ribonuclease Z, coding for MRFDVTILGSSSATPIYNRNPTAQALNINERFYLIDCGEGTQQQMLRYDIKSSRIDYIFISHLHGDHYLGLVGLLSSLNLNGRKKPITLFGPAHLKDIIQMHFEYSETTIQFDLEFRATDPSKSEIILDNQDITVETILLDHRIACTGFLFRQKRRLRKIIKERVEELQVPVEYYAVLKRGVDYFATNGQVYPNNELTTAAEEPRAYAYCSDTLYNESYFEQIAGVNLLYHEATFAHDMLDRANETHHTTALQAGEIAKITGAKKLLIGHFSARYKTLTDLLDEARSVFPETELAIEGKTFVIES
- a CDS encoding CYTH domain-containing protein, producing MGVEIERKFLVNHGKWNQLNKPAGTAFRQGYMVKEADKTVRVRVAGNQAYITIKGKSKGISRSEYEYEIPVDDAGELLSAFCEAVIYKTRYCITFAGKLWEIDVFDRDNEGLIMAEIELDDEAETFDLPDWVETEVTGDDRYYNSNLSINPYKNWA
- the chrA gene encoding chromate efflux transporter → MRDVFFYTITSFGGPQAHIAVLLREFVEKRRYIDEQELMELNALSQILPGPSSTQTLIGIAWKMGGLRLAVCTFLIWILPSAAVMCMAAISFKMFVSRERFVEILRFIQPVAVGIVAYATFTFAHKFIKTRVSAMLAIGSLIATLILQNPYAFPILIMIGGILSSAMETQPQENELRVKLFSNVNPNKVAYFIGILLLFAALGALINRTSPFSLPIRLFENFYRNGILIFGGGQVLVPLMYTEFVEVKHYLSATEFLSGYALQQALPGPTFSFTSFLGGIALGNRGYGIGGQILGSLVAVIGINLPGMILILFIVPFWEDLKKINRIKNSLSGINAVAVGFMATAFLLLIRPIGISLLANGIIIATFLILKYTKIKTPFVIVIGVVLGFLF
- a CDS encoding STAS domain-containing protein; translated protein: MKFTVDKHEKYVLLKLNENKLNSLITPQLKSELILMNTEGQRNIILDLSSVKFADSSGLSSLLVGHRLCKNGNGVFILVGLNSAVARLVTISQLDNVLTVVNTNDEAVDLIFMEEIEKDLKKESR